One window of the Acaryochloris sp. CCMEE 5410 genome contains the following:
- the hppD gene encoding 4-hydroxyphenylpyruvate dioxygenase — protein sequence MDFDHIHFYVHDSKQCQRWFTNVLGFQYLGGNTTADRQIEVVSSGAIVCIFSSPLNQTSPVAQYLQQHPPGVVDLAFLVPNVQATLNRAVQAGATLLQPLTAEKHDQGTLTWGKVRGWGVLEHTLVERRGQTSALPSSIFPISIHEHHAHQSLFTQIDHGVLNVGKHQLQAAVSWYQRIFGFETHRYFDIQTHRSGLRSEVLTHPQGQIKFPINEPTSANSQIQEFLEVNRGSGIQHIALGTSNIVETVTQLKHRGLSLLDIPPSYYQRLRHQFEQVYSHLDWPALEKQHILADFEEDAGAGILLQAFTQPIFPQPTFFFEIIERQRQAQGFGQRNFLALFQAMEREQQKRGVLL from the coding sequence ATGGATTTTGATCATATTCATTTTTATGTTCATGATTCCAAGCAATGTCAGCGTTGGTTTACCAACGTTTTAGGATTTCAATATCTTGGGGGAAACACTACAGCGGATCGGCAGATTGAAGTCGTCTCTTCAGGGGCGATTGTCTGTATATTTTCCAGCCCTCTAAACCAAACCAGCCCCGTTGCCCAGTATCTTCAACAACACCCTCCTGGTGTCGTTGATTTGGCTTTCTTGGTCCCGAATGTTCAGGCTACACTCAACCGCGCTGTCCAGGCAGGGGCAACTCTTTTACAACCTTTGACTGCAGAAAAGCACGACCAAGGAACTTTAACTTGGGGAAAAGTACGAGGGTGGGGAGTGTTAGAACATACCTTGGTAGAGCGAAGAGGGCAGACCTCCGCTCTGCCGTCCAGCATTTTCCCCATCTCAATTCATGAGCATCATGCCCATCAGAGTCTATTTACCCAGATTGATCATGGGGTTTTGAATGTGGGTAAGCATCAGCTGCAAGCGGCTGTGAGTTGGTATCAGCGCATATTTGGATTTGAAACTCACCGATATTTTGATATTCAAACCCATCGGTCGGGCCTACGCAGCGAAGTGTTGACCCATCCCCAAGGCCAAATCAAGTTTCCGATCAATGAACCCACCTCAGCGAATTCCCAAATCCAAGAATTTCTAGAGGTCAATCGGGGGTCAGGTATTCAACATATCGCATTGGGAACTTCTAATATTGTTGAAACGGTTACTCAGCTTAAGCATCGAGGGCTATCCCTCCTAGATATTCCACCCAGCTACTATCAACGCTTACGACACCAGTTTGAGCAAGTCTATTCTCACCTCGATTGGCCTGCCCTGGAAAAACAACATATTCTGGCTGATTTTGAGGAAGATGCTGGAGCCGGGATTCTATTGCAAGCCTTCACGCAGCCTATCTTTCCACAACCCACCTTTTTCTTTGAAATTATTGAGCGCCAACGACAGGCCCAAGGGTTCGGACAGCGAAACTTTCTGGCTCTGTTTCAAGCCATGGAGCGGGAACAACAGAAGCGGGGAGTATTGCTATAG
- a CDS encoding zinc-binding dehydrogenase, with protein MLAAVLHGQTDLRLETVPDPTPEPGEVVIQVDVATTCGTDLKVWRRGGHAKMLKPPTLFGHEAAGQIVAMGAGVQGWSIGDRVVANNSAPCGQCFFCQRQEYSLCTDLTFNNGTFAQYLRIPAAIVEQNLLPVPEHLSMAVASLTEPLACVLHGIARSGFKPDLKDGPAQRVVVIGDGAIGLMFVGVLAHRGAEVILFGGSEQRLQLGRKLGAVHTYNHHHTDISATTLELTENYGADVVIEATGVPSVWETAISCGRPGATINLFGGCPRDTSITVNTDLLHYSELTLKGVFHNTPTFVRESLALLASQELPFEQLLNDTQPLDHLGQVFADMRDRKTIKAVILPHT; from the coding sequence GTGCTAGCAGCGGTATTACATGGCCAAACCGATCTCCGCCTAGAAACAGTCCCTGACCCTACCCCTGAACCCGGTGAGGTGGTGATTCAAGTGGATGTCGCCACAACCTGTGGCACAGACTTGAAAGTTTGGCGACGCGGGGGCCATGCCAAAATGCTGAAGCCGCCCACGCTATTTGGTCATGAAGCAGCAGGTCAGATTGTGGCTATGGGAGCAGGAGTTCAAGGTTGGTCTATTGGCGATCGCGTCGTTGCCAATAATTCAGCCCCCTGTGGACAATGCTTTTTTTGCCAGCGGCAGGAATATTCCCTTTGCACGGATTTAACCTTTAATAACGGCACCTTCGCCCAATACTTGAGAATTCCTGCAGCCATTGTTGAGCAAAACTTGCTCCCTGTTCCAGAACATTTATCCATGGCGGTCGCCTCTCTGACTGAACCCTTAGCCTGTGTTCTACATGGGATTGCTCGCTCTGGCTTTAAGCCTGATTTAAAGGACGGTCCTGCCCAACGAGTGGTTGTGATTGGGGATGGTGCGATTGGCCTGATGTTTGTGGGGGTGTTGGCCCATCGAGGTGCTGAGGTGATTCTATTCGGCGGATCCGAACAACGATTGCAGCTGGGGCGAAAATTAGGCGCAGTTCATACCTATAACCACCATCACACGGATATATCCGCCACTACTCTGGAGTTGACCGAGAACTATGGGGCTGATGTTGTGATTGAAGCAACAGGGGTGCCTAGCGTCTGGGAAACGGCCATTTCTTGTGGACGACCAGGAGCAACCATCAATTTATTTGGCGGTTGTCCTCGGGATACGAGCATTACCGTCAATACGGATTTGCTGCACTACAGTGAGTTAACGCTAAAGGGAGTCTTTCACAATACCCCCACTTTTGTTCGGGAATCCTTAGCCTTATTGGCCAGCCAGGAACTGCCCTTTGAACAACTCCTGAACGATACTCAGCCTCTTGATCATCTGGGGCAGGTGTTTGCTGATATGCGCGATCGCAAAACCATCAAAGCCGTTATCCTCCCCCATACCTAA